GGCGCCAAGGCGCCATATGTGGCTTTGATGACGCGATCGGCGATCTACCTCGACCACAATGCCTCCGCTCCGCTTCTCCCGGAAGCGAGGGCGGCGATGCTTGCTGCGCTCGATCTGGTGGGCAATCCGTCCTCCGTCCACGGCCATGGCCGTGCCCTGCGCGAGGTGATCGAAACCGGCCGCGGGCAGGTAGCCAAACTCGCCGGCGCCGAGCGCAAGCAGGTGGTTTTCACTGGTTCGGCGACTGAGGCCATCACCCAGGCCATCGTCGGCGGCGCCAGGGCGCTCAAGGTCGACCGCATCGTGATCAGCGCGGGCGAGCACGCTGCCGTCACCAAGGCTGCCGAAGCGGCAGGACTCCCGGTCACAATAGTGGGCCTCGACGCCGATGGTGTGATCCGCACCGATGAGATCGCCGCAGCCCTGCAGCAGGATGGCACCGCATTGGTCGCCGTCCATGCCGTCAACAACGAGACTGGAATCATCCAGCCACTCGCCAGAATCGAGGCTCTTGTCGGGCCGACGCCGCATTATCTCTTCATTGATGCGGTACAGGCGCTCGGAAAGCTCGATCTCGATTTCGCCTCGCGCCCGGCCGACATGATGGCGCTGAGCGCCCACAAGATTGGCGGGCCGGTCGGCATCGGTGCACTGCTGGTCAAGAGCC
The sequence above is a segment of the Paradevosia shaoguanensis genome. Coding sequences within it:
- a CDS encoding cysteine desulfurase family protein, yielding MTRSAIYLDHNASAPLLPEARAAMLAALDLVGNPSSVHGHGRALREVIETGRGQVAKLAGAERKQVVFTGSATEAITQAIVGGARALKVDRIVISAGEHAAVTKAAEAAGLPVTIVGLDADGVIRTDEIAAALQQDGTALVAVHAVNNETGIIQPLARIEALVGPTPHYLFIDAVQALGKLDLDFASRPADMMALSAHKIGGPVGIGALLVKSHADTVRLIPGGGQEQGRRGGTESASLVAGFGAAAEAFPQHYDAARVAKLTFQLMYRLRELEGAVVVFGEKAQRVGNVVDFAAPGLKNAVAMMGLDLMGISVSSGSACSSGKVGPSHVLAAMGVAPELADCALRVSLGWNSTEEDVSAFLQGFEQVLDRHRRRHGQAA